The Osmia bicornis bicornis chromosome 12, iOsmBic2.1, whole genome shotgun sequence genome includes a region encoding these proteins:
- the LOC114871701 gene encoding uncharacterized protein LOC114871701 gives MEETAKRRKQASRDTESENLTANQEDEKKLQEIPRKTLKHYFNRFRYYHYCVAEKIDTILGIVCFGIIKIYLFFMGNQQQSLQSDEE, from the exons atggAAGAAACAGCGAAGCGAC GAAAGCAAGCCTCGCGAGATACGGAGTCAGAAAATTTAACAGCTAATCAGGAAGATGAGAAGAAATTGCAAGAGATTCCAAGGAAGACCTTGAAGCACTACTTTAATAGATTTAGGTACTACCATTACTGCGTTGCTGAAAAAATAGATACCATACTTGGAATAGTATGTTTTgggataattaaaatttatctttTCTTCATGGGAAACCAACAGCAAAGCTTACAAAGTGACGAAGAATGA